The genomic window ACTTGAGCTATGCCATTCTTCCCGTGGCTCTGCGAGACTTACCAAGCGCAGAACTCAAAGAACCAAAGATGCGACCGCCCCTATCGGAAAAGGTCGTATCAATTCCCGTACAATAATGGTGTGGACCGGCACATTGTAGAATGATATATTTTGTTTATCTCTGTTTTTGCGCATGTTGATTGTATTCAAGAGGAGCCATGTCATGAGAACGCATATCTATATTGGTATTGTACTAATGTTATTTATCCTGGGAAATACCGGTTATACCCAGGATCAGGGTAAAGACGACTCTCTAGATGCTGCAATAAATTCGTTTCTGCAGGCCGTGGAAAAAAATCCCCATCACGCTGATGCCCATTATAATCTTGGCATCTTATACAGCGAAAAAGGAATGAGAGAAGAAGCTGTTGCCGAATACAAAAAAACATTAGAGCTCGAACCCAATTATGTAAAAGCGCACAACAATCTCGGCGTAATTTACTATGAAACAGACCGGTTCGATGAGGCTATCGAATGCTTTAAGAAGGCTCTCGCCGCCTCTCCGGAGTATCTTGAGGCACAATATAATTTAGGAATCGCGTATTACGGAAAGAAGCAATATGCCGATGCCGTGGCGGCATTTAAAAAGGCTGTAGAGATTAACCCGAAATTTGAAAAGGGATATTATAATTTGGGCGTCACGTATGCCACCATGGACTCCCCGGATGACTCGCTTGCCGCCTTTAAAAAGACCGTATCAATCAACCCGCAATTTTCAGATGCCTACTATAATATGGGGGTCATTTATACAAAGAAGAACCAGCTTGATGAGGCTATTAAATCC from Candidatus Brocadia sp. includes these protein-coding regions:
- a CDS encoding tetratricopeptide repeat protein translates to MRTHIYIGIVLMLFILGNTGYTQDQGKDDSLDAAINSFLQAVEKNPHHADAHYNLGILYSEKGMREEAVAEYKKTLELEPNYVKAHNNLGVIYYETDRFDEAIECFKKALAASPEYLEAQYNLGIAYYGKKQYADAVAAFKKAVEINPKFEKGYYNLGVTYATMDSPDDSLAAFKKTVSINPQFSDAYYNMGVIYTKKNQLDEAIKSLQKALELNPNDDKSHFALGVIYQVKRKTKLSGGR